Proteins encoded within one genomic window of Candidatus Binatia bacterium:
- a CDS encoding bifunctional folylpolyglutamate synthase/dihydrofolate synthase — MTRYESLLRWLYELEAAKGMDFKLERVELALREFGNPHRRYPAIHIAGTNGKGSTAALAHAMLGCAGYRSGLYTSPHLVRFTERIRVGEAEIAEDEVVELAGEIQARAVSRGIALTFFEFTTVLAFAYFARKEVDVAVVEVGLGGRLDATNVVEGRVAVVTTIGLDHEEYLGHTVLDIAREKGGIVKHGANVVLGNVGSPAREYLVGLARERSCPVYRFGEEYGVEAGEGRTFLYRGPRGRLPGLELALQGSYQRENAATAIAALDVFPGLRVPESAVREGLLRVSWPGRLQTIEKNGVLVVLDGAHNPQAALALAREFESLFPARRARLLFAVMKDKRWHEMAAALAPLVEEVVVTRVLPPRGESPEVLARAFAEWKPTRISEDPSQGLRDLLARSRPGEVVLVTGSLFLIGAVLPFLCGESAVLPAVDAV; from the coding sequence ATGACCCGCTACGAATCGCTGCTTCGGTGGCTTTACGAGCTCGAGGCGGCCAAGGGCATGGACTTCAAGCTCGAGCGCGTGGAGCTCGCGCTGCGGGAGTTCGGGAATCCCCACCGGCGCTACCCCGCGATCCACATCGCGGGCACGAACGGCAAGGGATCGACGGCCGCGCTGGCGCACGCGATGCTCGGGTGCGCCGGCTACCGGTCCGGCCTCTACACTTCGCCACACCTGGTGCGGTTCACGGAGCGGATTCGCGTGGGCGAGGCCGAGATCGCGGAGGACGAAGTCGTCGAGCTCGCCGGCGAGATCCAGGCGAGGGCGGTGAGCCGGGGCATCGCGCTCACGTTTTTCGAGTTCACGACGGTGCTGGCCTTCGCGTACTTCGCGCGGAAAGAAGTGGACGTGGCCGTCGTCGAGGTGGGGCTCGGGGGCCGGCTCGACGCGACCAACGTCGTCGAGGGGCGCGTCGCCGTCGTCACCACCATCGGTCTCGATCACGAGGAGTACCTGGGGCACACGGTGCTCGACATCGCTCGGGAAAAGGGCGGGATCGTGAAGCACGGGGCGAACGTGGTCCTCGGGAACGTGGGTTCCCCGGCCCGGGAATACCTGGTCGGGTTGGCTCGGGAGCGGAGCTGTCCGGTCTATCGCTTCGGGGAGGAGTACGGTGTCGAGGCCGGGGAGGGCCGAACCTTTCTTTACCGTGGCCCTCGAGGAAGACTTCCGGGGCTCGAGCTGGCGCTGCAGGGTTCCTACCAGCGGGAAAACGCGGCCACGGCCATCGCGGCACTCGACGTGTTTCCGGGGCTCCGGGTTCCGGAGTCCGCCGTTCGGGAAGGGCTGCTCCGGGTTTCCTGGCCCGGGCGGCTTCAGACGATCGAGAAAAACGGCGTGCTGGTCGTTCTGGACGGAGCACACAACCCGCAGGCCGCCCTCGCTCTCGCGCGCGAGTTCGAGTCGCTTTTCCCGGCGCGACGGGCGCGGCTTCTCTTCGCCGTGATGAAGGACAAGCGCTGGCACGAGATGGCGGCGGCTCTGGCTCCCCTGGTCGAGGAAGTCGTCGTGACGCGCGTCCTGCCCCCGAGGGGGGAGAGTCCCGAGGTGCTCGCGAGGGCCTTCGCGGAGTGGAAGCCGACCCGGATTTCGGAAGATCCGTCGCAGGGGCTACGGGACTTGCTGGCCCGCTCGCGACCCGGCGAGGTGGTCCTGGTCACCGGGTCGCTTTTCCTGATCGGCGCCGTCCTTCCTTTCCTGTGCGGGGAAAGCGCGGTTCTACCGGCGGTCGATGCCGTCTGA
- the trpA gene encoding tryptophan synthase alpha chain produces MSRIAETFARLAERGEAALVPFLMAGDPSPDRTLALLRTAEASGADLVELGIPFSDPTADGPVLQRSAERALRAGMSVTRVLELVREFRTESSLPVVLFGYYNPIFRYGPERFARDAARAGADGCLVVDLPPEEADELRRWTDRAGLDMIFLLAPTSGPERIRALRRRARGFVYYVSLTGVTGPRPTLPDELEPAVRRVRHELSLPVGVGFGISSPEQAARVSRFADAVVVGSAVMQRVEESLGGGSSTAEVGRFLTELKEAMRKERRE; encoded by the coding sequence ATGTCGCGGATCGCTGAGACGTTCGCCCGCCTCGCCGAGCGAGGCGAGGCCGCACTCGTCCCCTTTTTGATGGCCGGGGATCCGAGCCCCGACCGGACGCTGGCCCTTCTACGCACGGCGGAGGCGAGCGGAGCCGACCTCGTCGAACTCGGGATTCCCTTCTCGGATCCCACCGCCGACGGACCCGTCCTCCAGAGGTCGGCCGAGCGGGCTCTGCGGGCAGGGATGTCCGTGACGCGAGTCCTCGAGCTCGTGCGCGAGTTCCGCACCGAAAGCTCGTTGCCCGTGGTCCTTTTCGGCTACTACAACCCGATTTTCCGGTACGGTCCCGAGCGCTTCGCCCGCGACGCCGCTCGCGCGGGGGCGGACGGGTGCCTCGTCGTGGACCTCCCCCCCGAAGAAGCCGACGAGCTCCGGCGCTGGACGGACCGGGCGGGCCTCGACATGATCTTTCTCCTGGCACCGACGAGCGGACCCGAGAGGATCCGCGCCCTCCGCAGACGGGCCCGGGGCTTCGTGTACTACGTCTCGCTCACGGGCGTGACCGGACCTCGACCGACTCTACCGGACGAGCTCGAGCCGGCGGTGCGCAGGGTTCGGCACGAGCTCTCGCTGCCGGTAGGCGTGGGCTTCGGCATTTCCTCGCCCGAACAGGCAGCGAGGGTGTCTCGCTTCGCCGACGCGGTCGTCGTAGGAAGCGCCGTGATGCAGCGGGTCGAGGAGAGCCTCGGAGGCGGGAGCAGCACGGCGGAAGTGGGGCGGTTTCTGACGGAGCTCAAGGAAGCCATGCGGAAGGAGCGAAGGGAATGA
- the trpB gene encoding tryptophan synthase beta chain: MRRLPDSRGHFGVYGGRYVSETLMSALVELERGYRRIRRDPTFRKEWTAILREYAGRETPLTFARNLTAYWGGARIYLKREDLCHTGSHKINNALGQALLARRLGKHRIIAETGAGQHGVATATVCALFGLACEIYMGRADVQRQSLNVFRMKLLGARVHPVASGSETLKDAINEALRDWVTNVTTTHYLVGSTMSAHPYPMMVRDFQSVIGRETRRQILRKEGRLPDVLVACVGGGSNAMGLFYPFLGDPEVRLFGVEAAGEGIETGRHSASITAGEVGVLHGKKTYVVQDETGQIRSAHSIAPGLDYPGVGPEHAYLRDTGRATYVAVTDAEAVEALELLTRTEGIIPALESAHAIAYAGKLASRMDRDRIVVVNLSGRGDKDMNTVAAYLGVGLEDVADR, from the coding sequence GGCGCGATCCGACCTTCCGCAAGGAGTGGACCGCGATCCTGCGCGAGTACGCGGGTCGCGAGACGCCGCTCACGTTCGCGCGGAATCTCACCGCTTACTGGGGCGGAGCCCGCATCTACCTCAAGCGGGAGGACCTGTGCCACACCGGCTCCCACAAGATCAACAACGCGCTCGGGCAGGCTCTTCTGGCCCGGCGTCTCGGGAAACACCGGATCATCGCCGAGACCGGAGCGGGGCAGCACGGTGTCGCCACGGCGACGGTCTGCGCTCTTTTCGGGCTTGCCTGCGAGATCTACATGGGACGGGCCGACGTGCAAAGGCAGTCGCTGAACGTCTTTCGCATGAAGCTGCTCGGAGCCCGGGTGCATCCGGTCGCCTCGGGGAGCGAAACCTTGAAGGACGCCATCAACGAAGCGCTGCGGGACTGGGTGACGAACGTGACGACGACCCACTATCTCGTCGGCTCGACGATGTCGGCTCACCCCTACCCCATGATGGTGCGGGATTTCCAGTCCGTGATCGGCCGCGAGACCCGGAGGCAGATCCTCCGTAAGGAGGGGCGGTTACCGGACGTTCTCGTCGCGTGCGTGGGTGGGGGTAGCAACGCCATGGGTCTCTTCTATCCGTTCCTCGGGGACCCCGAGGTACGGCTTTTCGGGGTGGAGGCCGCAGGGGAGGGGATCGAAACCGGCCGCCACTCGGCTTCCATCACCGCGGGGGAAGTCGGGGTTCTGCACGGGAAGAAGACCTACGTCGTACAGGACGAAACCGGACAGATCCGCTCCGCCCACTCCATCGCCCCGGGGCTCGACTACCCGGGCGTGGGCCCGGAGCACGCCTACCTGCGGGACACCGGTCGCGCGACCTACGTCGCCGTCACGGACGCGGAAGCCGTCGAGGCGCTCGAGCTGCTGACTCGGACCGAGGGGATCATTCCCGCCCTGGAGTCGGCTCACGCGATCGCCTACGCGGGAAAGCTCGCCTCCCGGATGGATCGCGACCGGATCGTCGTCGTCAACCTCTCCGGCCGCGGGGACAAGGACATGAACACCGTGGCCGCCTATCTGGGCGTAGGCCTCGAGGATGTCGCGGATCGCTGA
- a CDS encoding ABC transporter ATP-binding protein: MRRLFGYLARYRWRYALGGLCLLGTATLAMAVPYLLKRAVDTVAAGGPLREVTRYALVIVAIALVQGVVRTFSRFVVFNAGRDVEYDLRNDLFAHLVRLPPSFYQRERTGDLMSRLVNDVAAVRLLLGPGILNLVNTPLYYAYAVSIMLSLDARLTVVALLPYPVLLLAVRFYSREMMEQTYRVQSGLADLSSRVQEAVSGLSVIKAYARESYEEEKFDEINRAFTRESLRLARIRGQMFPLMKVASSLGTLVLLWYGGSRVVRGSMTLGDLVAFIGYLNMLAWPTMALGWMISIVQRGRAAMLRLEHIFRVEPEIRDPADPRPLGEVLGEIRFDHVDFAYPGSGNGRPVLRDIDLRIRPGQKVAVVGKTGAGKTTLLWLLPRLYDPAAGRVLVDGEDVRSVPLSELRRAIGCVPQDPFLFSTTIRENIAFGDEEIDDERVEAAAKAAGVDQDIAAFPHGYETLVGERGITLSGGQRQRITLARALYADPRILLLDDALSSVDTRTEQRILVRLRDWVRGRTTIVVSHRLSAVQDADLVAVLDEGRLVEIGRHEELLARGGLYAEIFRRQRIEEELSEL, encoded by the coding sequence GTGCGGCGGCTTTTCGGTTACCTCGCTCGTTACCGCTGGCGCTACGCGCTGGGCGGGCTCTGCCTGCTCGGGACCGCCACGCTGGCGATGGCCGTCCCCTACCTTCTGAAGCGGGCGGTGGACACGGTCGCTGCGGGGGGCCCCCTGCGCGAGGTGACCCGTTATGCGCTCGTCATCGTCGCCATCGCCCTCGTGCAGGGCGTCGTGCGCACGTTCTCCCGTTTCGTCGTGTTCAATGCCGGGCGGGACGTGGAATACGACCTGCGCAACGATCTCTTCGCGCACCTCGTCCGCCTTCCGCCTTCCTTCTACCAGCGCGAGCGGACCGGCGACCTCATGTCCCGGCTCGTGAACGACGTGGCCGCGGTTCGCCTGCTCCTCGGTCCGGGAATCCTGAACCTCGTCAACACCCCCCTCTACTACGCCTATGCCGTCTCCATCATGCTTTCCCTCGACGCTCGGCTCACGGTGGTGGCCCTCCTTCCGTATCCGGTTCTCCTTCTCGCCGTGCGTTTCTACAGCCGGGAGATGATGGAGCAGACCTACAGGGTGCAGTCCGGTCTCGCGGACCTGAGCAGCAGGGTGCAGGAGGCCGTGAGCGGGCTCTCCGTGATCAAGGCTTACGCGCGGGAGTCCTACGAGGAGGAAAAGTTCGACGAGATCAACCGGGCTTTCACCCGGGAAAGCCTCCGGCTCGCCCGGATCCGGGGGCAGATGTTCCCTCTCATGAAGGTGGCGTCGAGTCTCGGTACGCTGGTCCTCCTCTGGTACGGCGGGAGCCGGGTCGTCCGAGGATCCATGACCCTCGGGGATCTCGTCGCGTTCATCGGCTACCTCAACATGCTCGCCTGGCCCACGATGGCGCTCGGGTGGATGATCTCCATCGTACAGCGCGGGCGTGCCGCGATGCTGCGGCTCGAGCACATCTTCCGGGTCGAGCCGGAAATCCGCGACCCCGCCGACCCGCGGCCCCTCGGCGAGGTGCTCGGCGAGATCCGTTTCGACCACGTCGACTTCGCCTACCCCGGGTCCGGCAACGGACGGCCGGTTCTCCGGGACATCGACCTCCGAATCCGACCCGGCCAGAAGGTTGCGGTCGTGGGGAAAACGGGAGCCGGCAAGACCACGCTCCTCTGGCTCCTTCCCAGGCTCTACGACCCGGCGGCCGGCCGAGTTCTCGTCGACGGCGAGGACGTCCGGTCGGTTCCCCTTTCGGAGCTCCGGCGGGCGATCGGATGCGTGCCGCAGGACCCGTTTCTCTTTTCCACGACCATCCGCGAAAACATCGCCTTCGGCGACGAGGAAATCGACGACGAGAGGGTCGAAGCAGCCGCGAAAGCGGCCGGCGTGGACCAGGACATCGCCGCGTTTCCGCACGGCTACGAGACTCTCGTCGGCGAGAGGGGCATCACGCTCTCGGGCGGGCAGAGGCAGCGCATCACGCTCGCCCGCGCGCTCTACGCCGACCCCCGGATCCTGCTCCTCGACGACGCTCTTTCGAGCGTGGACACGAGGACGGAGCAGCGCATCCTGGTCCGGCTCCGCGATTGGGTCCGGGGCCGGACGACGATCGTCGTCTCGCACCGCCTTTCGGCCGTTCAAGACGCGGACCTCGTGGCCGTTCTCGACGAAGGGCGGCTCGTCGAGATCGGCCGGCACGAAGAGCTTCTCGCTCGCGGCGGGCTCTACGCCGAGATCTTCCGGCGTCAGCGGATCGAAGAGGAGCTCTCGGAGCTGTGA
- a CDS encoding xenobiotic ABC transporter ATP-binding protein has protein sequence MTDSASERYAEQELGKAYDLRILGRLWGYMRPYRRTFWLAVLFLPASSVAMLAQPYILKVAIDRYIAQGHLDGLFGCAALFAAAIVAEFAFQYGQYVATMSVAQRSLADLRHDLFAHVERLPVSFFDRNPVGRIVTRLTTDVDGINEMFAAGAMTILMDLLTLVGIVAILVAIDWRLALVTFSVLPVLLLAVDFFRRQARESYRRIRERLARLNSYLQECISGVRVVQLFAREDWALRTFDRLNDAHRLANHRSNIYEAALFSLVEALSSVAFALIVWYGGGQILAGTLAFGTLVAFLEYIQKFFVPIRDFSTKYAVLQSAMASAERVFQLLDTPAEGRARSRPAAGVRGDTAPSPEGRAPSRPRGEVVFDGVWFAYKEGEWVLRDVSFRVDPGETVALVGPTGAGKTTVIKLLTRFYDPQKGRIFVDGVEVRDWDLEELRRRIGVVFQDVFLFSGTIADNIRLGDDRISDERIREVARRVHVLRIVERLPRGFREPVQERGANFSAGERQLLAFARALAFDPEILVLDEATANVDPETELWIQDALEKLFRERTSIVIAHRLSTIERAQRIVVLHGGTVRETGTHESLLRARGLYWRLHELQYAREPAPRRATADG, from the coding sequence GTGACGGACTCCGCCTCGGAACGATACGCCGAACAGGAGCTCGGCAAGGCTTACGACCTCCGCATCCTGGGCCGCCTCTGGGGATACATGCGGCCCTACCGACGTACGTTCTGGCTCGCCGTCCTTTTTCTTCCGGCGAGTTCGGTCGCCATGCTGGCGCAGCCCTACATCCTGAAGGTCGCGATCGACCGTTACATCGCGCAGGGACACCTCGACGGCCTCTTCGGGTGCGCCGCGCTGTTCGCTGCCGCTATCGTCGCCGAGTTCGCGTTCCAGTACGGCCAGTACGTCGCCACCATGTCCGTGGCCCAGAGGAGCCTGGCCGACCTCCGGCACGACCTCTTCGCCCACGTCGAGCGGCTTCCCGTGTCCTTTTTCGACCGCAACCCCGTCGGGCGTATCGTCACCCGGCTCACGACGGACGTCGACGGCATCAACGAGATGTTCGCGGCCGGGGCCATGACGATCCTGATGGACCTCCTCACGCTCGTGGGTATCGTCGCCATCCTCGTCGCGATCGACTGGCGACTCGCGCTCGTGACCTTTTCCGTTCTGCCCGTGTTGCTGCTGGCCGTCGACTTTTTCCGGAGGCAAGCCCGCGAGAGCTACCGCCGAATCCGCGAACGGCTCGCGCGGCTGAACTCCTACCTCCAGGAGTGCATTTCCGGCGTGCGGGTCGTCCAGCTTTTCGCCCGGGAGGACTGGGCGCTCCGGACCTTCGACCGCCTGAACGACGCCCACCGGCTCGCCAACCACCGTTCGAACATCTACGAAGCGGCGCTCTTTTCGCTCGTGGAGGCGCTGAGCTCCGTGGCTTTCGCCCTCATCGTCTGGTACGGCGGCGGGCAGATTCTTGCCGGGACGCTGGCTTTCGGAACGCTCGTGGCCTTCCTCGAGTACATCCAGAAATTCTTCGTCCCGATCCGCGACTTCTCGACGAAGTACGCCGTTCTCCAGTCCGCCATGGCGTCCGCGGAGCGGGTGTTCCAGCTCCTCGATACGCCCGCGGAGGGACGCGCCCGGTCGCGCCCTGCGGCGGGGGTTCGGGGGGATACGGCACCCTCGCCGGAGGGACGCGCTCCGTCGCGTCCGCGGGGCGAGGTGGTCTTCGACGGCGTCTGGTTCGCGTACAAGGAAGGCGAGTGGGTGCTCCGGGACGTGAGCTTCCGGGTCGACCCGGGCGAAACGGTCGCGCTCGTGGGTCCCACGGGTGCGGGGAAAACGACCGTGATCAAGCTGCTGACCCGCTTCTACGACCCGCAGAAGGGAAGGATTTTCGTCGACGGGGTCGAGGTTCGCGACTGGGATCTCGAGGAGCTCCGGCGGCGCATCGGGGTCGTCTTCCAGGACGTGTTTCTTTTCTCCGGGACGATCGCCGACAACATCCGCCTGGGTGACGACCGCATTTCCGACGAGCGCATCCGGGAGGTAGCCCGTCGGGTTCACGTCCTCAGGATCGTGGAACGGCTGCCGAGGGGTTTCCGCGAGCCCGTGCAGGAGCGGGGGGCGAATTTTTCCGCGGGCGAACGGCAGCTGCTGGCCTTCGCGAGAGCGCTCGCGTTCGACCCCGAGATCCTGGTTCTCGACGAGGCGACGGCCAACGTGGACCCGGAAACCGAACTCTGGATCCAGGACGCTCTCGAGAAGCTTTTCCGGGAACGGACGTCCATCGTCATCGCCCACCGTCTTTCCACGATCGAGCGGGCGCAGAGGATCGTGGTGCTCCACGGCGGCACGGTCCGCGAGACGGGCACGCACGAATCGCTCCTTCGGGCGCGCGGTCTCTACTGGCGCCTCCACGAGCTTCAGTACGCGCGCGAACCGGCGCCCCGCAGGGCGACCGCGGACGGATGA